The stretch of DNA ATATTCAATACCATTGGTGTAAGTGACGGTATATCCAACGGAACCGATGGAATGCGCTTCTCTTTGATTTCCAGAGATATCATTGCAGATTCCATAGAAACCGTGGTGAGTGCACAGTGGTACGATGCGGTTTTGGCAGTGGTGGGATGCGACAAAAATATGCCCGGATCAATCATCGCTATGGGAAGATTAAACCGTCCTGCCATCATGGTGTATGGCGGAACCATCCATTCCGGAAAATGGAAAGGCGAACCGCTCAATATCGTTTCGGCTTTCGAGGCCTTGGGTAAAAAATTTAGCAACACAATTTCTGCTGAAGATTACAAAGGAGTAATCAAAAACGCTTGCCCCGGAGCGGGCGCGTGCGGTGGGATGTATACCGCAAACACGATGGCTTCCGCGATTGAAGCTTTAGGAATGAGTTTGCCGTACAGTTCTTCCAATCCAGCATTGAGCGACAATAAAAAAACCGAATGTTTCGATACTGGAAAAGCCATTCAGACCTTGTTGGAAAAAGACATCAAACCCAAAGACATCATGACCCGAAAAGCCTTCGAAAACGCTATGACGATGGTCACCGTTTTGGGCGGTTCTACCAATGCGGTGATGCACCTGATTGCTATGGCAAATTCGGTGGATATAGAACTGACGTTGGATGATTTCCAAAAGGTTAGCAACCGAGTTCCGGTATTGGCAGATTTGAAACCGAGCGGCAAATATCTGATGGAAGACTTGCACGAGGTAGGAGGAGTTCCTGCCGTGATGAAGTATTTATTGAAACATCATTTACTGCACGGCGATTGCTTAACGGTCACCGGAAAAACCATTGCCGAAAATTTAGAATCGGTGCAGGGTTTAACCGAAGGTCAGCAGGTATTTCTTCCCTTAGAAAATCCGGTAAAACCAAACGGACATCTGCAAATGCTCTACGGAAATCTGGCTACAGAAGGAAGTGTAGCCAAAATAAGCGGTAAAGAAGGTGACTATTTTGAGGGAACTGCCAAAGTGTTTGACGATGAATATGCCGTGATCGAAGGCGTGAAAAACGCAGAAGTGAAACCTGGCAATGTGGTAGTCATCCGTTACTGCGGACCAAAAGGGGGACCGGGAATGCCCGAAATGCTTAAACCGACTTCAGCGATCATGGGCGCTGGATTAGGCAGTTCGGTAGCATTAATTACCGATGGCAGATTTTCAGGCGGCACCCACGGTTTTGTGGTAGGACACATTACACCCGAAGCTTTTGTAGGCGGAACGATTGCTTTGGTAAAAGATGGCGATTTGATTGCCATTGACGCTAAAAATAATACAATCAACTTAAAAGTATCTGAACAGGAATTGGAAAAACGAAGAGCGGCCTGGAAACAACCGCCCTTAAAAGCTGATAAAGGTGTTCTGTTTAAATACGCACAATGTGTTTCAAGCGCTTCTTTAGGCTGTGTAACCGATAAATAATTAAAAAAAATGAAAACAATAGAATTAGAAACTCCCAAACAAACTTCGGTGCGGTTGCAATCCACTGGTGCAGAAGCGGTGATACAAAGTCTGAAAGCCGAAGGGGTAAAAACAATATTTGGTTATCCAGGTGGTGCGATTATGCCCATCTACGATGCCCTGTTTGATCATCTTGAAGAAATAAACCACGTTTTGACCAGACACGAACAGGGTGCTATTCACGCGGCGCAGGGATATGCCCGGACTTCCGGAAAAACAGGCGTTGTATTCGCAACTTCAGGTCCGGGTGCTACCAATTTAATCACAGGTTTAGCCGATGCATTGATCGATTCTACGCCCTTGGTTTGCATCACCGGACAGGTGGCTTCTCACCTTTTGGGAACGGATGCTTTTCAGGAAACCGATGTGATGGGAATTTCAATGCCGGTAACCAAATGGAATTGTCAGGTCACCAAAGCAGAAGATATCGCTCCTACCTTAGCTAAAGCATTTTATATTGCCTCGTCTGGCCGTCCGGGACCTGTTTTGGTGGACATTACCAAAGATGCTCAGTTTGAAATGCTGGATTTCTCTTACGAAAAATGTACAGCGGTTAGAAGTTTCCACCCGAAACCCAAACTGAATCTGGATCAAGTGCAAGCTGCAAGCAAGCTTTTGAACGAAGCAAAAAAACCGTTGATGATTGTCGGTCAAGGGATTATGCTTTCCAATGCGGAAGAAGAATTACGGGCTTTTGCCGAAAAAACTGGCGTTCCGTTGGCTTCCACGCTTTTAGGATTGGGGGCTTTCCCCGCAAATCACCCCCAATTTGTGGGTATGGTTGGGATGCATGGGAATTACGCACCCAATGTAAAATCCAATGAGTGCGATGTCCTTTTAGCAGTCGGAATGCGGTTCGACGACCGTGTTACGGGCGATGTTTCCCGCTATGCCAAACAGGCCAAAGTAATTCATATCGATATTGATCGAGCCGAAATTAATAAAATCATCAAAGCAGATGCACCCATTTTAGCCGATGCCAAAGAAGCTTTAGCGTTTTTAACCGATCTGGTAGAAGAGCAAAATCATCAACGTTGGTTGGATGAATTTCATCACGCAAAAGAAAATGAACTGCAGGTGTTGTCTAAAAACAGAAATAAAGATTTTTCTGACCAGTTAAGAATGGATTTGGTCATCGGTTTACTTTCTCAAAAAACCAATGGCAATGCAGTGATCGTAACCGATGTGGGCCAACATCAAATGATGGCAGCACAGTTTTACGAATACAATCAGACCAAAAGCAATGTTACCTCTGGCGGATTGGGAACAATGGGATTTGCACTTCCAGCAGCTATAGGTGCAAAATTTGCCAACCCAGGAAAACAAGTAATAGCCATCATTGGTGATGGCGGTTTCCAGATGACTTTGCAGGAATTAGGAACCATCATGCAGAATAATATCGGCGTAAAAATCATCATTCTAAATAATGAATACCTGGGAATGGTGCGGCAGTGGCAACAAATGTTCTTCGAGAAAAGATATTCCTTCACCAATATTCAAAGTCCGGATTTTGTAGCCTTGGCGGCTTCTTACAGCATCAAAGGAGTAAAAGTGGAAAAACAGGAAGATTTAAGCCATGCTTTAGACGAGCTTTTAAACACAGAAAATGCCTTTCTGCTCGAAGTGAAAGTAGCCAAAGAAGACAATGTTTTCCCGATGGTTCCCACTGGAGCTTCGGTTGCTGAAATTCGGTTACAATAAATTAAAAAAAATGAACAAAATGGAATCATTAGAACGCCCATTCACCGTATCCATCTTTACGGAAAATACCATCGGAATGCTCAACCGCATCACCATCATTTTCACGAGGAGGCACTTGAACATCGACAGCATCACCGCGTCGGAAACAGAAATAAAAAATGTACATCGGTACACCATTGTTCTGCGAACAACCCGTGAACAAATCGATAAAGTTATTGGACAGATCGAAAAATTAGTGGATGTGCTGAAAGCCTTTGTACACGAAGATGATGAAGTGGTGCATCAGGAAATTGCTTTATATAAAATCAAAACAACTGAACTTAAATCCAGCAATGTGGAGCAGGTCGTGAGAGAAAACAGCGCTAAAATCCTCACCGTAGATCCCGATTTTATCGTCATCGAAAAAACAGGACACAAACAAGAAACACAGGTTTTGTTTGAAAAACTGAAGCCCTTCGGTATTCTCGAGTTTGCCCGCTCTGGTAGAGTCGCAGTTACCAAACCGATGAAAGAACTAAGCGCATATTTGAAAGAATTAGAAAACAATTAATAAAACAATAAACAGAATAAAAAAAATGGCACAATTAAATTTTGGTGGCGTACTGGAAAATGTCGTAACCCGAGAAGAATTATCACTGGAAAAAGCAAAAGAAATATTAAAAAACGAAACCGTAGCCGTAATCGGTTACGGCGTACAGGGTCCTGGACAAGCTCTGAATCTGAAAGATAACGGTGTCAATGTAATTGTAGGTCAACGAAAAGGAACAAAAAGTTGGGACAAAGCATTGGCGGATGGTTGGGTAGAAAATGAAACCCTTTTTGATGTAGAAACCGCGTGCGAAAAAGGCACTTTGCTGATGAATTTATTATCAGACGCCGGACAAATACAAGCGTGGGAAACCATGAAAAAACATTTAACTGCAGGAAAGTCATTGTATTTTTCACACGGTTTTGGCGTTACATTTCAAGAAAAAACCGGCATCGTTCCGCCCAAAGATGTCGATGTATTTTTGGTAGCACCCAAAGGTTCGGGAACCTCGTTACGAACATTATTTTTAAAAGGACAAGGTCTAAATTCCAGTTATGCTGTTTATCAGGATGCTACAGGAAAAGCAGTAGAGAAAGCCTTGGCATTAGGCATTGCTATTGGTTCGGGCTATTTGTTCGAAACCACATTTCAAAAAGAAGTATACAGCGATTTAACCGGAGAACGGGGTGTTTTAATGGGAGCTATTGCAGGAATTTTTGAAGCGCAGTACCATGTACTTCGTCAAAGAGGCCATTCACCAAGCGAAGCCTTCAACGAAACTGTAGAAGAATTGACCCAAAGTTTAATGCCTTTGGTAGCCGAAAACGGAATGGATTGGATGTTTGCCAATTGCAGTACCACTGCACAACGAGGAGCATTGGATTGGAAAGGTAAATTTAGAGAAGCTACCACTCCTGTTTTTAATGAACTGTATGATGACGTGCTTTCAGGTAAAGAAGCAGCCATCGTTATCGAAGCCAACAGCAAGCCAGATTACAGAGAAAAACTCAATGCAGAACTCGAAGAATTACAACAAAGTGAGCTGTGGCAAACCGGCATGCAAGTTCGAAAATTAAGACCTCAAACCAAATGATACATTTGACAAAAATACAAGAGGCGGCGGACAATCTCAAGGGTGTATCGGTGCATACGCCTTTGGTAAAAAACGAAAACCTGAGCGAGCGATTTGATGCTCAGGTTTATTTGAAACGGGAAGATTTACAACCTGTACGATCCTACAAATTGCGTGGAGCGTATCATAAAATAAGTTCGCTTTCCGAAACCGACAGAAAATCAGGCGTGGTATGTGCCAGTGCGGGTAATCACGCTCAGGGAGTGGCTTTTGCCTGTCGGAAACTCAACATAAAAGCCGTCATTTTTATGCCCATCACTACACCTGCACAAAAAATAAAACAGGTAAAACTCTTCGGAAAAGAAAATGTGGAAGTAGTCTTGAAAGGCGATACTTTTGACGATGCCTACAACGAAGCGCTGCTTTTCAGTAAAGAAAATAAAGCGGTTTTTGTGCATCCGTTTGATGATGAATGGGTGATTGCCGGACAGGGAACTGTGGGACTGGAAATTATGGAGGATACAAAAAACAAAATCGATTTTTTATTCTTCCCGATTGGCGGCGGCGGTTTGGCAGCAGGAGTGGTGTCGGTTTTTAAGCAGTTAAGTCCCGAAACAAAACTTATCGGCGTGGAACCACAAGGTGCCGCTTCTATGAAAACATCGTTGGAAAACGGTAAAAATACTGCATTGACGA from Weeksella virosa DSM 16922 encodes:
- the ilvD gene encoding dihydroxy-acid dehydratase, with protein sequence MKTLNKYSRTITQDETQPAAQAMLYALGLTEEDLQKPQVGIVSMGYEGNPCNMHLNDLAKEVKAGVQQENLVGLIFNTIGVSDGISNGTDGMRFSLISRDIIADSIETVVSAQWYDAVLAVVGCDKNMPGSIIAMGRLNRPAIMVYGGTIHSGKWKGEPLNIVSAFEALGKKFSNTISAEDYKGVIKNACPGAGACGGMYTANTMASAIEALGMSLPYSSSNPALSDNKKTECFDTGKAIQTLLEKDIKPKDIMTRKAFENAMTMVTVLGGSTNAVMHLIAMANSVDIELTLDDFQKVSNRVPVLADLKPSGKYLMEDLHEVGGVPAVMKYLLKHHLLHGDCLTVTGKTIAENLESVQGLTEGQQVFLPLENPVKPNGHLQMLYGNLATEGSVAKISGKEGDYFEGTAKVFDDEYAVIEGVKNAEVKPGNVVVIRYCGPKGGPGMPEMLKPTSAIMGAGLGSSVALITDGRFSGGTHGFVVGHITPEAFVGGTIALVKDGDLIAIDAKNNTINLKVSEQELEKRRAAWKQPPLKADKGVLFKYAQCVSSASLGCVTDK
- the ilvB gene encoding biosynthetic-type acetolactate synthase large subunit, with amino-acid sequence MKTIELETPKQTSVRLQSTGAEAVIQSLKAEGVKTIFGYPGGAIMPIYDALFDHLEEINHVLTRHEQGAIHAAQGYARTSGKTGVVFATSGPGATNLITGLADALIDSTPLVCITGQVASHLLGTDAFQETDVMGISMPVTKWNCQVTKAEDIAPTLAKAFYIASSGRPGPVLVDITKDAQFEMLDFSYEKCTAVRSFHPKPKLNLDQVQAASKLLNEAKKPLMIVGQGIMLSNAEEELRAFAEKTGVPLASTLLGLGAFPANHPQFVGMVGMHGNYAPNVKSNECDVLLAVGMRFDDRVTGDVSRYAKQAKVIHIDIDRAEINKIIKADAPILADAKEALAFLTDLVEEQNHQRWLDEFHHAKENELQVLSKNRNKDFSDQLRMDLVIGLLSQKTNGNAVIVTDVGQHQMMAAQFYEYNQTKSNVTSGGLGTMGFALPAAIGAKFANPGKQVIAIIGDGGFQMTLQELGTIMQNNIGVKIIILNNEYLGMVRQWQQMFFEKRYSFTNIQSPDFVALAASYSIKGVKVEKQEDLSHALDELLNTENAFLLEVKVAKEDNVFPMVPTGASVAEIRLQ
- the ilvN gene encoding acetolactate synthase small subunit produces the protein MESLERPFTVSIFTENTIGMLNRITIIFTRRHLNIDSITASETEIKNVHRYTIVLRTTREQIDKVIGQIEKLVDVLKAFVHEDDEVVHQEIALYKIKTTELKSSNVEQVVRENSAKILTVDPDFIVIEKTGHKQETQVLFEKLKPFGILEFARSGRVAVTKPMKELSAYLKELENN
- the ilvC gene encoding ketol-acid reductoisomerase, whose translation is MAQLNFGGVLENVVTREELSLEKAKEILKNETVAVIGYGVQGPGQALNLKDNGVNVIVGQRKGTKSWDKALADGWVENETLFDVETACEKGTLLMNLLSDAGQIQAWETMKKHLTAGKSLYFSHGFGVTFQEKTGIVPPKDVDVFLVAPKGSGTSLRTLFLKGQGLNSSYAVYQDATGKAVEKALALGIAIGSGYLFETTFQKEVYSDLTGERGVLMGAIAGIFEAQYHVLRQRGHSPSEAFNETVEELTQSLMPLVAENGMDWMFANCSTTAQRGALDWKGKFREATTPVFNELYDDVLSGKEAAIVIEANSKPDYREKLNAELEELQQSELWQTGMQVRKLRPQTK
- the ilvA gene encoding threonine ammonia-lyase IlvA, which codes for MIHLTKIQEAADNLKGVSVHTPLVKNENLSERFDAQVYLKREDLQPVRSYKLRGAYHKISSLSETDRKSGVVCASAGNHAQGVAFACRKLNIKAVIFMPITTPAQKIKQVKLFGKENVEVVLKGDTFDDAYNEALLFSKENKAVFVHPFDDEWVIAGQGTVGLEIMEDTKNKIDFLFFPIGGGGLAAGVVSVFKQLSPETKLIGVEPQGAASMKTSLENGKNTALTNIDKFIDGAAVKRVGDKTFEICQHSLDDIVLVPEGKVCTTILKLYNQEAIVVEPAGALSIAALDLYQDQIRGKNVVCIVSGSNNDITRMEEIKERSLIDEGLKHYFIINFPQRPGALKEFVNEVLGENDDITYFQFTKKNNREEGPAVVGVELKYSSDLDSMEQKMKTKKINYQHLNEQKELFTHLIL